TGAATGAGTGAATAGGCATCCGAATAGATCATCCCGGTTTTGCCGACCAGCAGGTTAACAGCGTCACGCAATGGTGTGCGCTCCAGTGTTGTGGTTTTCTCCGGGCGGCTTTCGCACTGGTTGAAGTAGCAATCTTCCAATTTCTCGAACACGTCCCACGCTTGATCTGTCTCCAGCATCTTGGCGTGACGGGCGGCACCGCGTTCTGTCCATAGCGTTAAGGCGCGAATATTTGTAGGGATTTTCACAGAGTCTCTTAAAGATACTCTGTGCTTTATTTCGCTTAATTCTGAACCGGTTAGCTTAAAAAAGTGCTTCCCTTCAACAAAGCGATCACGGTTTCTCTGAAAATTGTTGCGGATGCGAACGGAGTCAGTGCCGTAAAGCTGTGCCAGCAGTTCAGTGGTGATAACCGGTATTGAGTTGTGGCTGATGGCTGGCAGGGTTTCTACTGTGAATGTAGTCATGACGACCTCTTTTGGTTTCTTTCTACGGAAATCCACGCAAGTGGGTGTCGGGAGGTTAGAAACGGCCCAAAAGATACCGCGAACTTATTCCCCATTGCTGGGTGTTGTATTCGTTGCCCTCCCGACATTATTCGGGGTGTGGTCGCGCACTGCGCCCACTGAATGACAGGCATAAAAAATCCA
The DNA window shown above is from Dickeya dadantii NCPPB 898 and carries:
- a CDS encoding ORF6N domain-containing protein — protein: MTTFTVETLPAISHNSIPVITTELLAQLYGTDSVRIRNNFQRNRDRFVEGKHFFKLTGSELSEIKHRVSLRDSVKIPTNIRALTLWTERGAARHAKMLETDQAWDVFEKLEDCYFNQCESRPEKTTTLERTPLRDAVNLLVGKTGMIYSDAYSLIHQRFNVERIEDLTQTQMLQAIEYIHCLIIDNRPVSSPLFSGRVLLTFRDGRMDRAEIAREDEHLISVKTMTELLQKRGFVIMTKDELTTRIAGILG